The proteins below come from a single Desulfovibrio sp. genomic window:
- the polA gene encoding DNA polymerase I has translation MSLKQRLNLSAEPVFLMDGSAFIYRGFFANKNMQRSDGFPTNALVVVTRVLLRILRDERPAHFLFVKDGKGKNFRHDLYPLYKANRDATPEDLVRQMDPIVRMVKALGIPVEISDGCEADDCIASLAARFSAQRPVVIVSGDKDLKQCLGPNVYMWDPASKEEKLLSAAEFTAESGLRPDQWADVQALVGDTSDNIPGVPGIGPKTAQKIFEICPTLEDIRDHFALLGPKIQDKLRDHLENMFLWRQLTSLSLDVCTGLTLDDMTVNPLDEALCASMADEFELHALRRDMATLARLQRSAPAGSAPAPSGLATGGAASNAGQNTGVDAGAPRSAAQGSLMAAAEKSSAKPRPAAGAGPQMSLLDVADEPEAPLLSEAGQLPPCKGLEAAIIWPGGPGKPPHVAVAGGDDFRWGGNVEDLCTWLAGAQRLVTADLKAQLIAAACWRKLPSEANPPFFFDLGLAAYLINPEESDYGWPRLAVRWGIPLREGQGGNGPASMALRMAAAMEQRLEADGLLDLYRTLELPLTPVLAQMEARGVAIDAAAFQSFLSDVQGEIDRLTQEVFTAAGTTFNIRSAQQLGEVLFNTLKLPSPRKTRGGQASTNQETLEKLAGQHPVVESILQFRKLEKMRSTYLDPLPRLVDPRGRIHTTFNQKATATGRLSSSNPNLQNIPVRGPLGKRMRSCFIAGPDHALVSADYSQVELRVLAHMSQDTALIEAFRNGEDIHARTAALVYDLTSSEVSPDQRRNAKTINFGLIYGMGAQKLAQELKITTNEAKEFIARYFERLTGLKQFYEEVEAVAKRQGYVTTLGGRRRLLPDIHSANGQNYALARRQAINTVIQGSAADIIKLAMLAVAHDAELKRLDARLLLQVHDELLLEVPTEAAAAAGERVAALMGGVMPGGVALSVPLVVDWGQGRDWGSAH, from the coding sequence ATGTCGCTGAAACAACGCCTCAATCTTTCTGCCGAGCCTGTCTTTCTTATGGACGGCTCTGCCTTTATATATCGCGGTTTTTTTGCCAACAAGAACATGCAGCGCTCCGACGGCTTTCCCACCAACGCTCTGGTGGTAGTAACGCGTGTGCTGCTGCGCATTCTGCGCGATGAACGGCCCGCCCATTTTCTCTTCGTCAAGGACGGCAAGGGCAAGAACTTTCGCCACGATCTGTACCCGCTGTACAAGGCCAACCGTGACGCTACCCCCGAAGATCTGGTGCGGCAGATGGATCCCATCGTGCGCATGGTCAAGGCTCTTGGCATTCCTGTTGAAATTTCTGACGGCTGCGAGGCTGACGATTGCATAGCCTCGCTGGCGGCGCGTTTTTCCGCCCAGCGGCCAGTGGTTATCGTGAGCGGCGATAAAGACCTCAAGCAGTGCCTCGGCCCCAACGTGTACATGTGGGACCCTGCATCCAAGGAAGAAAAACTGCTCTCAGCCGCAGAATTTACGGCGGAAAGCGGCCTCAGGCCCGACCAGTGGGCCGATGTGCAGGCCCTTGTGGGCGACACGAGCGATAATATCCCCGGCGTGCCGGGCATCGGCCCCAAGACGGCGCAGAAAATTTTTGAAATATGCCCAACGCTTGAAGACATACGCGACCATTTTGCCCTGCTTGGCCCCAAGATTCAGGACAAGCTGCGCGACCACCTTGAAAACATGTTTTTGTGGCGGCAGCTCACCTCTCTTTCGCTGGATGTGTGCACCGGGCTGACCCTTGACGACATGACCGTCAATCCACTTGATGAAGCCCTGTGCGCCAGCATGGCGGACGAATTTGAACTGCACGCCCTGCGCCGCGATATGGCAACGCTGGCCCGTTTGCAGCGCAGCGCACCCGCAGGTTCGGCTCCGGCCCCGTCTGGTCTTGCAACTGGCGGCGCTGCATCGAATGCTGGTCAAAATACTGGTGTGGATGCTGGCGCGCCTCGCTCCGCTGCTCAGGGTTCGCTGATGGCTGCCGCAGAAAAGTCTTCTGCAAAACCTCGCCCCGCAGCAGGGGCTGGCCCGCAGATGAGCCTGCTGGATGTGGCCGACGAACCCGAAGCTCCGCTCCTGAGCGAAGCAGGGCAATTGCCCCCCTGCAAAGGGCTGGAGGCCGCAATAATCTGGCCCGGCGGGCCGGGCAAACCGCCCCACGTGGCCGTGGCTGGCGGCGATGATTTTCGCTGGGGCGGTAATGTGGAAGACCTTTGCACGTGGCTTGCCGGAGCGCAAAGACTGGTGACGGCTGACCTCAAGGCCCAGCTGATTGCCGCCGCCTGCTGGCGCAAGCTGCCCTCAGAGGCCAATCCGCCGTTTTTCTTTGATCTTGGCCTTGCCGCATACCTCATTAACCCAGAGGAAAGCGATTACGGCTGGCCCCGTCTGGCTGTGCGCTGGGGCATCCCCCTGCGTGAAGGGCAGGGGGGCAACGGCCCCGCCAGCATGGCCCTGCGCATGGCCGCCGCCATGGAACAGCGGCTGGAAGCTGACGGTCTGCTTGACCTGTACCGCACGCTTGAATTGCCACTCACGCCCGTGCTGGCCCAGATGGAGGCGCGCGGGGTCGCCATTGATGCAGCGGCCTTTCAGTCCTTTCTTTCAGATGTGCAGGGCGAGATCGACAGGCTCACGCAGGAGGTTTTTACCGCAGCGGGAACCACGTTCAACATCCGCTCGGCCCAGCAGCTTGGCGAGGTATTGTTCAACACGCTCAAGCTGCCCTCGCCGCGCAAAACCCGTGGCGGGCAGGCATCCACCAATCAGGAAACGCTGGAAAAACTAGCTGGGCAGCATCCCGTGGTGGAGAGCATCCTCCAGTTCCGCAAACTGGAAAAAATGCGCTCCACCTATCTGGACCCCTTGCCGCGTCTTGTGGACCCGCGCGGGCGCATCCATACGACCTTTAACCAGAAAGCCACGGCCACGGGGCGGCTTTCGTCCAGCAATCCCAATCTTCAGAACATCCCCGTGCGCGGCCCGCTGGGCAAGCGCATGCGCTCGTGCTTTATCGCCGGGCCGGATCACGCCCTTGTTTCTGCCGACTATTCACAGGTAGAACTGCGCGTGCTGGCGCACATGTCGCAGGATACGGCCCTGATTGAGGCCTTCCGCAACGGCGAGGACATCCACGCCCGCACGGCGGCGCTGGTGTACGACCTGACATCCAGCGAGGTCAGCCCCGACCAGCGGCGCAACGCCAAGACCATCAACTTTGGTCTTATTTACGGCATGGGCGCGCAAAAACTGGCTCAGGAGCTGAAAATCACCACCAACGAGGCCAAGGAATTCATTGCGCGCTATTTTGAGCGACTCACAGGCCTGAAGCAGTTTTATGAAGAGGTGGAGGCTGTTGCCAAGCGGCAGGGCTATGTGACCACCCTTGGCGGGCGGCGGCGTTTGCTGCCTGATATCCATTCCGCCAACGGGCAGAACTACGCGCTGGCGCGGCGGCAGGCTATCAATACCGTGATTCAGGGGTCAGCGGCGGATATCATCAAGCTCGCCATGCTTGCTGTGGCCCATGATGCGGAGTTGAAGCGGCTGGATGCCCGGTTGCTTTTACAGGTGCATGACGAACTTTTGCTGGAAGTACCCACGGAGGCTGCGGCTGCTGCGGGTGAACGGGTGGCGGCGCTTATGGGCGGGGTTATGCCGGGCGGCGTGGCTTTGTCTGTGCCGCTGGTTGTGGATTGGGGGCAGGGCAGGGACTGGGGTTCCGCCCACTAG
- the tilS gene encoding tRNA lysidine(34) synthetase TilS yields MIKSAPTLQNIPPAAARLCLEVERFCLTRLGLAKGSRLLLALSGGADSTALAFVLHLLAPRQGLSLHALSVDHGLREESAQDTVFTLQLCNILNIPCTVRQADVRKMAENSGIGIEDAARRLRYDLLEQERVAVRADFIALGHHAGDVSEDVLLRLTRGTGWPALGGMAARDDERCLLRPLLATDAQALRGLLIECGIDWREDASNQSRHYKRNRLRLDVLPLLREENPSLDRTLHDLWQMARMDENYWNTALDAALAEHPWIVGGSEAELSAKKNIAEGPSLTLPAKLLASLHPAARLRLYVRAVRFLCRPAAGCGGEDSDSTGQIHGQARARTLLALDDALAKGRGNTRFQLPGGLEAYLKGGNVVFGTPARRAISPTRRG; encoded by the coding sequence ATGATCAAATCCGCGCCTACGCTGCAAAACATCCCGCCCGCTGCGGCTCGTCTTTGCCTTGAGGTGGAGCGCTTCTGCCTGACGCGGCTTGGGCTTGCAAAAGGTTCGCGGCTGTTGCTGGCCCTCTCCGGCGGAGCCGATTCCACGGCGCTGGCCTTTGTGCTGCACTTGCTGGCCCCACGGCAGGGGCTGAGCCTCCACGCCCTGAGCGTTGACCACGGCTTGCGGGAAGAATCTGCGCAAGATACTGTATTTACACTCCAATTATGCAATATCCTGAACATCCCCTGCACCGTGCGGCAAGCCGATGTGCGCAAGATGGCCGAAAACAGCGGCATTGGCATTGAAGATGCCGCCCGACGGTTGCGCTATGACCTGCTTGAGCAGGAACGCGTTGCCGTGAGGGCCGACTTTATCGCCCTCGGGCATCACGCTGGCGATGTGAGCGAGGACGTATTGCTGCGCCTCACGCGGGGCACAGGCTGGCCCGCCCTTGGCGGCATGGCCGCCCGCGATGACGAGCGCTGCCTGCTGCGCCCCCTGCTGGCAACGGATGCGCAGGCGCTACGAGGCTTGTTGATCGAATGCGGCATTGACTGGCGCGAGGATGCCAGCAACCAGAGCCGCCATTACAAGCGCAACAGGCTGCGGCTGGATGTGCTGCCCCTGCTGCGCGAAGAGAACCCCTCCCTTGACCGCACCCTGCACGATCTCTGGCAAATGGCGCGCATGGATGAGAATTACTGGAACACCGCGTTGGATGCGGCTCTGGCTGAGCATCCGTGGATTGTGGGGGGGAGTGAAGCGGAGCTTTCAGCAAAGAAAAATATTGCTGAAGGCCCCAGCCTGACATTGCCCGCAAAGTTGCTGGCAAGTCTGCACCCTGCGGCCCGCTTGCGCCTGTATGTGCGGGCTGTGCGTTTTTTGTGCCGCCCTGCGGCGGGGTGTGGTGGTGAGGATTCTGACAGTACAGGGCAGATTCATGGTCAGGCACGGGCACGCACCCTGCTGGCTCTGGATGATGCTCTTGCCAAGGGCCGAGGGAATACGAGGTTTCAGTTGCCCGGCGGGTTGGAAGCGTATTTGAAAGGTGGGAATGTTGTTTTTGGGACGCCTGCGCGGCGCGCGATTTCGCCTACCCGCAGAGGTTGA
- the hemA gene encoding glutamyl-tRNA reductase — MDCDIFLVGLNHRTASVDVRERFALVNHCDEEHWAVPCVGAVSESVILSTCNRVELLAAGNGDVAGQVLENWAVARGAKPEELKPYVYVHKNLEAVRHLFSVASSLDSMVLGEPQILGQLKTAYRKAVKCHATGVILNRLVHKAFSVAKRVRTETAVASSAVSISYAAVELAKRIFGDMKTHKAMLVGAGEMAELAAMHLLQSGIDEILVANRTLERGQELAKQFKGRAIPFEDMAEHLTEVDIIITSTGSQEPIIRARDIRAVLKARKNRPMFFIDIAVPRDIDPDVNGLDNVYLYDIDDLKEVVEENLATRRDEAAKAADIVNEEVLLFSRWLSSLDVQPTIVDLIQRGERMGQEELAKTLKRLGPVNDETRDALEALVGALVRKLNHDPIMFLKRGSMSQEGNGPRISIARRIFNLDKTGCPYSEEH, encoded by the coding sequence ATGGACTGTGATATCTTTCTTGTCGGCCTGAATCATCGCACTGCCAGCGTGGACGTGCGCGAGCGCTTTGCCCTGGTCAACCACTGCGATGAAGAGCATTGGGCCGTGCCTTGCGTGGGCGCGGTAAGCGAAAGCGTGATCCTTTCCACCTGCAACCGCGTGGAGCTGCTGGCCGCCGGCAACGGCGACGTGGCCGGACAGGTGCTTGAAAACTGGGCCGTTGCGCGTGGCGCAAAGCCCGAGGAGCTCAAGCCCTACGTCTATGTGCACAAGAATCTGGAGGCGGTGCGCCATCTGTTTTCTGTGGCGTCAAGCCTTGATTCCATGGTGCTGGGCGAACCGCAGATTCTGGGCCAGCTCAAAACTGCCTACCGCAAGGCGGTCAAATGCCACGCCACGGGCGTCATACTTAACAGACTGGTTCACAAGGCTTTTTCCGTAGCCAAAAGGGTGCGCACAGAAACTGCAGTGGCCTCCAGCGCTGTTTCCATCAGTTACGCCGCCGTGGAGCTTGCCAAACGCATTTTTGGCGACATGAAGACCCACAAGGCCATGCTGGTGGGCGCGGGTGAAATGGCCGAACTTGCCGCCATGCACCTTTTGCAGTCGGGCATTGATGAAATTCTGGTTGCCAACCGCACCCTTGAGCGCGGGCAGGAGCTGGCAAAGCAGTTCAAGGGACGGGCCATCCCCTTTGAAGACATGGCCGAGCACCTGACAGAGGTGGACATCATCATCACCTCCACCGGCTCGCAGGAACCCATCATCCGCGCGCGCGACATCCGCGCCGTGCTCAAAGCCCGCAAAAACAGGCCCATGTTCTTTATCGACATTGCCGTGCCGCGCGACATCGACCCGGACGTCAACGGTCTCGACAACGTCTATCTGTACGACATTGACGACCTCAAGGAAGTGGTGGAAGAAAACCTCGCCACCCGACGCGACGAAGCCGCCAAAGCCGCGGACATCGTCAATGAGGAAGTGCTGCTGTTCTCCCGCTGGCTTTCAAGCCTTGATGTGCAGCCCACCATCGTTGATCTCATCCAGCGCGGCGAACGCATGGGGCAGGAAGAACTGGCCAAGACCCTCAAAAGGCTCGGCCCGGTGAACGATGAAACCCGCGATGCCCTTGAGGCTCTGGTGGGTGCGCTGGTGCGCAAGCTCAACCATGATCCCATCATGTTTCTCAAGCGCGGCAGCATGTCTCAGGAGGGCAACGGCCCGCGCATCAGCATTGCGCGCCGTATTTTCAATCTGGATAAAACTGGCTGCCCCTATTCGGAGGAACACTGA
- the ccsA gene encoding cytochrome c biogenesis protein CcsA, with amino-acid sequence MISPEFSTAVTLLLYGSASVAGLAGIAARSALWRKIGCSVALAGFACQTLMLFLGFHKALPGGLSAGAYFQLMAWFVVLCGIAAWAKLRQEIPLVFATPLGLMLFAMSAPYLASVVQVPPSLNTSFYALHIGSLFLSLALLALAFAAGALFLFMEGRIKSKLTMKGFWLDMPALSMLDKINAITTMIGFPMYTLGIVSGLIWAKPVFGGTVTGDPKEVISIVIWLFYSVLFHNRLTKGWKGRKPAQLAVFVFILCLFSIIVVNTFMETHHAFIRR; translated from the coding sequence ATGATCTCCCCTGAATTTTCCACCGCCGTAACCCTGCTGCTCTATGGCTCCGCCAGTGTTGCAGGGCTTGCGGGCATTGCCGCGCGCAGCGCCCTGTGGCGCAAGATAGGCTGTAGCGTGGCGCTGGCGGGCTTTGCCTGCCAGACGCTCATGCTCTTTCTGGGCTTTCACAAGGCCTTGCCCGGTGGCCTGAGCGCTGGCGCGTACTTTCAGCTCATGGCCTGGTTTGTGGTGCTCTGCGGCATTGCCGCCTGGGCCAAGCTGCGGCAGGAGATTCCGCTGGTATTCGCCACTCCGCTCGGGCTTATGCTCTTTGCCATGTCGGCCCCGTATCTGGCCTCAGTGGTGCAGGTTCCGCCCTCGCTCAACACCTCATTTTACGCCCTGCACATCGGCTCGCTCTTTTTGAGCCTTGCCCTGCTGGCGCTGGCCTTTGCCGCCGGAGCGCTGTTTCTGTTTATGGAAGGGCGCATCAAGAGCAAGCTGACCATGAAGGGCTTTTGGCTCGACATGCCCGCCCTCTCCATGCTTGATAAAATCAACGCCATCACGACCATGATCGGCTTCCCCATGTACACTCTGGGCATCGTTTCCGGGCTTATCTGGGCCAAGCCGGTATTTGGCGGCACGGTTACGGGCGACCCCAAGGAAGTTATCAGCATTGTGATCTGGCTGTTCTACTCCGTGCTTTTCCACAACCGCCTCACCAAGGGCTGGAAGGGCCGCAAGCCTGCGCAACTGGCTGTTTTTGTATTTATTCTTTGCCTCTTTTCAATCATTGTGGTGAATACCTTCATGGAAACACACCACGCATTCATCCGGCGCTGA
- a CDS encoding bifunctional precorrin-2 dehydrogenase/sirohydrochlorin ferrochelatase: MRAQMPPAPLYPIFISLSGIRCLVVGLGQVGQRKLSGLLACNPASVLVLDLVGPATESAPEAAELLRDPRVHFERRACEAADLNGCGLVFAATGSAAENSRIAALCAAAGILCNSASNPDEGCFQVPAVARSAPLAAALSTGGASPALARRWKGELERWLEPRSRMATLMGRLRPLVLALGHDTGQNTGLFRKLAESPLQQWLEEHDYENCTRYLQAALPPALHANIAELLHDLP; encoded by the coding sequence ATGCGCGCACAAATGCCCCCCGCCCCGCTCTACCCCATATTCATCTCGCTCTCAGGCATTCGCTGTCTGGTGGTCGGCCTTGGTCAGGTGGGGCAACGCAAACTTTCCGGCCTGCTGGCCTGCAATCCGGCATCCGTGCTGGTGCTCGACCTTGTCGGGCCTGCGACGGAATCAGCGCCGGAAGCGGCGGAACTGCTACGCGATCCAAGGGTACACTTTGAACGCCGCGCCTGCGAGGCTGCCGACCTCAATGGCTGCGGGCTGGTATTTGCCGCCACGGGCAGCGCTGCGGAAAACAGCCGCATTGCCGCCCTGTGCGCCGCTGCGGGTATTTTGTGCAACAGCGCGAGCAATCCGGATGAAGGCTGTTTTCAGGTGCCTGCCGTGGCTCGCAGCGCCCCGCTTGCGGCGGCGCTTTCCACTGGCGGGGCAAGCCCCGCGCTGGCCCGCCGCTGGAAGGGCGAACTTGAGCGCTGGCTTGAACCGCGTTCGCGCATGGCAACCCTGATGGGTCGGCTGCGGCCTCTGGTTCTTGCCTTGGGGCACGATACAGGGCAGAATACCGGATTGTTCCGCAAGCTGGCAGAGTCCCCCTTGCAACAATGGCTGGAAGAACACGACTATGAAAACTGTACGCGTTATTTGCAGGCGGCGCTTCCGCCCGCACTGCACGCCAATATAGCGGAGTTGCTCCATGATCTCCCCTGA